A genomic window from Vallitalea longa includes:
- a CDS encoding Gfo/Idh/MocA family protein gives MNKVKVGIVGCGNISGIYLENLTNLFTNVEVYACSDLDEEKAKSAAEKYGINNILSTEELLECKDIQIVLNLTTPKTHYEICKKALLADKHVYVEKPLSLTVEQGKELLTLAKDKNLMIGCAPDTFLGGGIQTCRKLIDDGFIGTPIAATAFMTCHGHENWHPDPEFYYELGGGPMFDMGPYYLTALVFLLGGAKTVCGMTKISFPQRTITSSKKFGKTIDVEVPTHVAGNILFQNDVIATMITSFDIWSSTLPRIEIYGSLGTLIVPDPNTFGGPVLLRTANGDEFKEIPLTHIYAENSRGIGVSDMANCIYTEDTPRASGELANHVLEIMHAFQQSFDTLQYVELTTTCNQPKPLPLGLIKGYVS, from the coding sequence ATGAATAAAGTTAAAGTAGGTATTGTCGGGTGCGGCAACATAAGCGGAATCTATCTTGAAAATCTGACCAATTTATTTACTAATGTTGAAGTCTATGCATGTTCAGATCTAGATGAAGAAAAAGCGAAATCAGCTGCTGAGAAATATGGTATCAATAATATCTTATCAACAGAAGAATTGCTTGAATGCAAAGATATCCAGATTGTCTTGAATCTCACTACACCAAAAACCCATTATGAAATATGTAAAAAGGCTCTTCTAGCTGATAAACATGTATATGTGGAAAAACCTTTGTCATTAACAGTAGAACAAGGTAAAGAACTTTTGACTCTTGCAAAAGATAAAAATCTAATGATAGGTTGTGCTCCTGATACCTTTCTTGGTGGTGGCATACAAACATGTAGAAAATTGATTGACGATGGATTTATTGGAACACCAATAGCTGCCACTGCTTTTATGACCTGCCATGGACATGAAAATTGGCATCCAGACCCAGAATTCTATTATGAACTAGGTGGAGGACCAATGTTTGATATGGGACCTTACTATCTTACTGCTCTAGTTTTCCTTTTAGGTGGAGCAAAAACAGTATGTGGTATGACCAAAATATCCTTTCCTCAAAGAACAATAACAAGTTCCAAGAAATTTGGTAAAACCATAGATGTTGAAGTTCCAACACATGTTGCAGGTAATATTTTATTTCAGAATGATGTAATTGCTACCATGATAACAAGTTTTGACATATGGAGCAGTACATTACCAAGAATAGAAATATATGGTTCTCTTGGTACACTTATCGTACCAGATCCAAATACCTTTGGAGGTCCTGTACTGTTAAGGACAGCCAATGGAGATGAATTCAAAGAAATTCCATTAACACATATTTATGCTGAAAATAGCAGAGGTATAGGAGTTTCAGATATGGCAAACTGCATATATACAGAAGATACTCCTAGAGCATCTGGTGAACTTGCTAATCATGTTCTAGAAATCATGCATGCTTTTCAACAAAGCTTTGATACATTACAATATGTTGAATTGACCACAACTTGTAATCAACCCAAACCTCTTCCTTTAGGTTTGATAAAAGGATATGTAAGTTAG
- a CDS encoding AraC family transcriptional regulator, whose translation MYPFYEIRESDNNYFYTIGSSVNITFPAHLHSYIELIYIVEGSIKVNINESIKDLDEGDIAISFQNDIHSYYTKDFSKSIILLFSPDIIGEFFNNIKEKSLAIYFFPKNTYDDRVMDLIEMLRYEKENGDDENIVRGFLYSIMGCMSSNFIYDDSKQIYDNTIQSILKYTEKHYRENISLDSISKDLGFSKFYISRIFNSKIGYKFNKYINRLRINSAQRLLTNTDMKILNIGLECGFESLRNFNRVFKELVGCTPSEYRSA comes from the coding sequence ATGTATCCTTTCTATGAAATAAGAGAATCAGATAATAATTATTTCTATACTATAGGAAGTAGTGTTAATATTACTTTTCCTGCACATTTGCACTCATATATTGAGTTGATTTATATTGTAGAGGGTAGTATTAAGGTTAATATTAATGAGAGCATCAAAGATTTAGATGAGGGAGACATCGCAATAAGTTTCCAAAATGATATTCATAGTTACTATACTAAGGATTTTTCCAAAAGCATAATATTGCTTTTTTCACCAGATATAATAGGGGAATTTTTTAATAATATTAAGGAAAAAAGTCTAGCTATTTATTTTTTCCCCAAGAATACATATGATGATAGAGTAATGGATTTAATTGAGATGCTGCGTTATGAGAAGGAAAATGGTGATGATGAAAATATAGTAAGAGGATTTTTGTATTCAATAATGGGATGTATGTCCAGTAACTTCATATATGATGATAGCAAACAGATTTATGATAATACCATTCAGAGTATATTAAAATATACGGAAAAACATTATAGAGAGAATATCAGTTTAGATAGTATATCAAAGGACTTGGGTTTTAGTAAATTCTATATATCAAGGATATTCAATAGCAAGATAGGTTATAAGTTCAATAAATATATTAATAGACTAAGAATTAATAGTGCACAGAGACTTCTTACTAATACGGATATGAAAATTCTTAATATTGGGTTGGAATGTGGATTTGAGAGTCTTAGAAATTTTAATAGGGTATTCAAAGAACTAGTGGGGTGTACACCATCTGAATATAGATCAGCTTAA
- a CDS encoding MFS transporter, whose protein sequence is MGNSNYREKKDLVLIMISTVISSFGDYIFDIGVLIYLYKLTNSPMVIGGFLLSQLLPSVVYLFVSGLIIDSFDRKKVIICINICRFFILLLLLFNQSIYFIYLITFILGVLDDFARTLNHTLIPSLFDKEYLLKVNSSLSLLDSISIMVSPVLVTLIVGKTGFAGIVIINAFTFLIISFIYLFIKYREDSTFRPTGRKNLIKTVKLGIKEISHNTFIQKTLVSWSFFMLGIGLSSTLLIFVITEKIGLAEEFYGYVTMAEGVGMFIGSFLVLKKNRKIQTKLLVTTGLIISCVSYLLIGYSTIVLTIMVGSILVGLAASFCPLGFRTSIQTEIEEKFLGQTFIIIRFVVIMLRSLGVYLSGMLVQFMDIPYVYLLASIVTLVSVLLYVRGKKQIDVV, encoded by the coding sequence ATGGGAAATTCTAATTATAGAGAGAAAAAAGATTTAGTTTTGATTATGATATCCACTGTAATTTCGTCGTTCGGAGATTATATTTTTGATATAGGTGTACTTATTTATTTATATAAATTGACTAACTCTCCCATGGTAATAGGTGGTTTTTTATTGTCTCAATTATTACCATCTGTGGTTTATCTATTTGTCAGTGGATTGATTATTGATTCTTTTGACAGGAAGAAAGTCATTATATGTATTAATATATGTAGATTTTTTATTCTACTTTTGTTACTTTTTAACCAGTCGATTTATTTTATTTATCTGATCACTTTTATCTTAGGTGTTTTAGATGATTTTGCTAGAACTCTTAATCATACACTTATACCAAGTTTATTTGATAAAGAATATTTGTTGAAAGTTAATTCGAGTCTTTCACTTCTAGATTCTATTTCCATAATGGTCAGCCCTGTTTTAGTTACTTTAATAGTCGGTAAAACGGGTTTTGCGGGAATTGTTATTATTAATGCTTTTACTTTTTTGATAATTTCATTTATATATCTCTTTATTAAATATAGAGAAGACTCTACTTTTCGACCAACGGGTAGAAAGAATTTAATTAAAACTGTTAAATTGGGAATTAAAGAAATAAGTCATAATACATTTATACAGAAAACTCTAGTTTCATGGAGCTTTTTTATGTTAGGTATCGGATTATCATCCACTCTATTGATTTTTGTCATTACAGAAAAGATTGGACTGGCTGAAGAATTCTATGGTTATGTGACTATGGCGGAAGGCGTAGGGATGTTTATAGGTTCTTTTCTGGTACTTAAGAAAAATAGGAAAATACAAACTAAGTTATTGGTTACAACGGGACTTATAATTTCATGTGTCAGCTATCTATTGATTGGATATTCGACAATTGTTTTGACGATTATGGTAGGGTCAATACTTGTTGGATTAGCGGCATCTTTTTGTCCCCTTGGATTCAGGACCTCAATTCAGACTGAAATAGAAGAGAAATTTCTTGGACAAACATTCATTATCATAAGATTTGTGGTAATAATGCTAAGATCTCTTGGTGTATATTTATCAGGAATGTTAGTTCAGTTTATGGACATACCGTATGTTTATCTTTTGGCAAGTATAGTAACTTTGGTTTCTGTATTGTTATATGTAAGAGGGAAAAAACAAATAGATGTTGTATAG
- a CDS encoding ThuA domain-containing protein — translation MNKKALIVQGGWAGHEPKQISDVFKNILIEEGFGVEVSDTLDSFMDSEKLKELNLIIPVWTMGEITQEQLNSVVEAVDSGVGLAGCHGGMCDAFRNSVEWQFMTGSQWVAHPGNDNTDYEVNIVKSSSSPIVEGISDFMVNSEQYYLHIDPSINVLATTTFPIAEGPHSTNGRVSVPVVYTKYWGKGKVFYNSLGHHADIFNIREAKELMRRGFLWAAK, via the coding sequence ATGAATAAAAAAGCATTAATCGTTCAAGGTGGATGGGCAGGACATGAACCAAAACAGATATCAGATGTCTTCAAAAATATCTTAATCGAAGAAGGTTTTGGAGTTGAGGTTTCAGATACCTTAGATAGCTTCATGGATTCAGAAAAACTTAAAGAGCTAAATCTTATCATACCAGTATGGACTATGGGTGAAATCACCCAAGAACAATTGAACTCAGTAGTTGAAGCTGTAGATTCAGGTGTTGGTCTTGCAGGTTGTCACGGTGGTATGTGTGATGCTTTTAGGAATTCAGTTGAGTGGCAATTTATGACTGGTTCCCAATGGGTAGCACATCCTGGTAATGATAATACCGATTATGAAGTCAATATAGTAAAATCTTCTTCAAGTCCAATTGTAGAAGGTATTTCAGATTTCATGGTAAACAGTGAACAATACTACCTACATATCGATCCTTCAATAAATGTACTTGCAACTACAACTTTCCCTATAGCTGAAGGACCTCACAGCACGAACGGTAGAGTTTCTGTTCCAGTTGTCTATACTAAATATTGGGGAAAAGGAAAAGTCTTCTATAATTCATTAGGACATCATGCTGATATATTTAATATCCGTGAAGCGAAAGAACTAATGAGAAGAGGTTTCTTATGGGCTGCTAAGTAG
- a CDS encoding RICIN domain-containing protein, giving the protein MKKLLSVLVICSLMTVLFGVGATTASASTGDKYILVNYDSGKGLTTNCDNIQQNDLVLNNNQTWHIVEKGTTCDNRKYYTIENYASGKVMGVENSSTARYANVQQECYTGCDNQLWFIDYCETKDFAAYYHIENKNSGKLLSVAAPYGAEGSNVQQYENCNYRDQLWAILSLEDH; this is encoded by the coding sequence ATGAAAAAATTATTATCAGTTTTAGTTATTTGTTCATTAATGACAGTATTATTTGGTGTAGGTGCAACTACAGCATCAGCTTCAACAGGAGATAAGTATATTCTTGTAAATTATGACAGCGGTAAAGGTCTAACAACTAATTGTGATAACATACAACAGAATGATTTAGTTTTAAATAATAACCAAACATGGCATATTGTTGAAAAAGGTACTACTTGTGATAATAGAAAATATTATACTATTGAAAATTATGCAAGTGGAAAAGTAATGGGCGTTGAAAATAGCAGTACTGCAAGATATGCTAATGTTCAACAAGAATGTTATACTGGTTGCGATAACCAGTTATGGTTTATAGATTATTGTGAAACAAAAGATTTTGCAGCATACTATCATATTGAAAATAAAAATAGCGGTAAATTATTATCAGTCGCTGCACCATACGGAGCGGAAGGTTCTAATGTACAACAATATGAAAATTGTAATTACCGTGACCAATTGTGGGCAATTTTATCACTGGAGGATCATTAA
- a CDS encoding GHMP family kinase ATP-binding protein encodes MKISVSTPSRICLFGEHQDYLNLEVISSAINLRFKAEGSRRDDRIIHVRLSGENINREEIIDLDERIVYENNRDYIKSAINVLMRNGYKLETGFDIFMDSDIPIGKGMCSSTTMVVVFIKVLLELIDHEDKDNPEKIALLGFEAEVTEFNEPGGLMDHYSSAYGGLLHLIFNKEKTVVEPLKTEIPGCFILFDSLEDKQTTKVLASAKYPVLEALEELKEYGINSIRDFIDNEDNLICLEKLSQDKLVKVKANIDNYKILKEAEKMFNTEVDSVKLGELLRRHHRNLRDGLEISTPKIEEILMTAYENGALGGKINGSGGGGCCYVYAYEKDSKKILDKVCAKGYWGVILKQDSGVRVDK; translated from the coding sequence ATGAAAATATCTGTATCAACGCCAAGTAGAATATGCTTATTTGGAGAACATCAGGATTACTTGAATCTAGAGGTAATATCATCTGCAATCAATCTAAGATTCAAAGCGGAAGGAAGTAGAAGAGATGATCGTATAATCCATGTACGTCTTAGCGGTGAAAATATAAACAGAGAAGAGATTATTGATCTAGATGAAAGAATAGTGTACGAAAACAACAGGGATTACATTAAAAGTGCCATTAATGTGCTTATGAGAAATGGATATAAATTGGAAACAGGATTTGACATATTTATGGATTCTGATATTCCAATCGGAAAAGGAATGTGTTCATCAACAACTATGGTAGTAGTATTCATTAAAGTTTTACTAGAGCTGATTGATCATGAAGATAAAGATAATCCAGAAAAAATCGCATTGTTAGGATTCGAAGCTGAAGTTACTGAGTTCAATGAGCCAGGTGGACTTATGGATCACTACTCATCTGCTTATGGTGGTTTGTTACATTTAATATTCAATAAAGAAAAAACAGTCGTTGAGCCATTGAAGACAGAAATACCTGGTTGCTTCATATTATTTGACTCACTTGAAGATAAACAAACTACTAAAGTATTGGCTAGTGCTAAATATCCTGTTCTTGAGGCACTTGAGGAATTGAAAGAATACGGAATAAATAGTATAAGAGATTTTATTGATAATGAAGATAATCTTATATGCCTTGAAAAGTTATCACAAGATAAGTTGGTTAAGGTGAAAGCAAATATTGATAATTATAAAATTCTAAAAGAAGCAGAAAAAATGTTTAATACGGAAGTAGACTCGGTTAAATTAGGTGAACTTCTTAGGAGACATCATAGAAATCTAAGAGACGGTCTTGAAATATCTACACCTAAGATAGAAGAGATTCTCATGACAGCTTATGAAAACGGAGCTCTAGGAGGTAAAATCAATGGTTCTGGAGGCGGAGGATGTTGTTATGTATATGCATATGAAAAAGATAGCAAAAAAATATTAGATAAAGTATGTGCAAAAGGTTATTGGGGAGTGATTCTCAAGCAGGATTCAGGAGTAAGAGTTGATAAGTAA
- a CDS encoding sugar phosphate nucleotidyltransferase — MKAIVLGAGKGTRLLSEKYNMPKVLRKANGKPLIGYVLDALSFLEQEDITVVVGYKKEMVYENIKGNYKLISQDEQLGTGHAVMVTEEEFKEYDGPILVAYGDMPLYKRSTYEKMFEKHEKENATCTVLTAVIDDPPAYGRIIRNDDNEMIGVVEAKDCTAEQLAVKELNVGVYVFDSKFLFDNLKLLKNNNVQKEYYLTDIPKLVMEKNKKLITHTIYNSNEVYGVNTLEELEFCEKILSEETK, encoded by the coding sequence ATGAAAGCAATCGTACTTGGAGCAGGAAAAGGAACAAGATTATTATCAGAAAAATACAACATGCCAAAAGTTCTCAGAAAAGCAAATGGCAAGCCATTGATTGGATATGTTCTTGATGCGCTATCTTTTTTAGAACAAGAGGATATAACAGTTGTTGTAGGGTATAAAAAAGAAATGGTGTATGAAAATATTAAAGGAAATTATAAGTTAATAAGTCAAGATGAGCAGCTGGGAACAGGTCATGCTGTAATGGTGACAGAAGAAGAGTTCAAAGAATATGATGGACCTATTTTAGTGGCTTACGGAGATATGCCTCTCTACAAAAGAAGCACTTATGAAAAGATGTTCGAAAAACATGAAAAGGAAAATGCAACATGTACGGTTCTTACTGCTGTCATTGATGATCCACCAGCTTATGGAAGAATCATAAGAAATGATGATAATGAGATGATAGGTGTAGTTGAAGCAAAAGATTGTACAGCCGAGCAATTAGCAGTTAAAGAACTTAATGTAGGTGTATATGTGTTTGACAGTAAATTTCTATTTGATAATCTAAAATTGTTAAAGAATAATAATGTTCAGAAAGAATACTATTTGACTGATATACCAAAGCTAGTTATGGAGAAAAACAAGAAATTGATAACTCATACTATTTATAATTCTAATGAAGTCTATGGTGTTAATACACTAGAGGAATTAGAATTCTGTGAGAAAATTTTGAGTGAGGAAACTAAATAA
- the galE gene encoding UDP-glucose 4-epimerase GalE: MNILVTGGAGYIGSHTVVQLLENGYEVIIVDNFSNSKPESLKRVKEITGKEFKFYEVDLLDREALDKVFDENKIDSVIHFAGLKAVGESVSIPLNYYHNNITGTLILCELMKKHNVKNMVFSSSATVYGMNNISPLTEDLPLSTTNPYGSTKLMIEQILSDLYVSDNEWSIALLRYFNPIGAHISGRIGEDPNGIPNNLMPYITQVAIGKRKELSVFGDDYDTHDGTGVRDYIHVVDLANGHLKAVEKVMSMKGVEAYNLGTGSGYSVLDVISNFEKATEAKVPYKIVDRRPGDIATCYADASKAYKELGWKAKKSLEDMCRDSWRWQSNNPNGYEE; this comes from the coding sequence ATGAATATATTAGTAACTGGAGGAGCAGGATATATTGGTAGTCATACTGTTGTTCAGCTTCTAGAAAATGGATATGAAGTAATTATTGTAGATAATTTTTCAAATAGTAAGCCTGAATCTCTAAAAAGAGTTAAAGAAATTACAGGTAAAGAGTTCAAATTCTATGAAGTGGATTTACTTGATAGAGAAGCTCTTGATAAAGTTTTTGATGAAAACAAAATAGATTCAGTAATTCATTTCGCAGGTTTAAAAGCCGTTGGTGAATCTGTTTCCATACCACTCAATTATTATCATAATAATATTACAGGTACACTCATATTATGTGAGCTTATGAAGAAGCATAATGTCAAAAATATGGTATTCAGTTCATCAGCAACTGTATATGGTATGAATAATATTTCACCTTTGACAGAGGATTTGCCTCTTAGTACGACTAATCCATATGGAAGTACAAAGCTTATGATTGAGCAGATTCTAAGTGACTTATATGTCTCAGATAACGAATGGAGTATAGCGCTTCTTAGATATTTTAATCCTATAGGAGCACATATCAGTGGAAGGATCGGGGAAGACCCTAATGGTATTCCTAATAATCTAATGCCTTACATTACCCAAGTGGCAATTGGTAAACGTAAAGAATTAAGTGTATTCGGAGATGATTATGATACACATGACGGTACTGGAGTAAGGGATTATATTCACGTAGTTGATTTAGCTAATGGACATCTTAAGGCTGTTGAAAAAGTTATGAGTATGAAAGGTGTTGAAGCTTATAACTTGGGAACAGGTTCAGGCTACAGCGTACTTGATGTAATCAGTAATTTCGAAAAAGCAACTGAAGCAAAAGTACCTTATAAGATTGTTGATAGAAGACCTGGTGATATAGCTACATGTTATGCTGATGCTTCCAAGGCTTATAAGGAGCTAGGTTGGAAAGCGAAGAAGAGTCTTGAGGATATGTGTAGAGATTCTTGGCGTTGGCAGAGCAATAATCCCAACGGGTATGAAGAGTAG
- a CDS encoding phosphoglucomutase/phosphomannomutase family protein, which produces MIKFGTGGWRAIIGEDFTKSNLQLLAQGLANKMIKEDANEFVLGYDRRFLSEKSAKWIAEVMAGNGIKVYFINRIAPTPMIMFSVKEMNLLYGAAITASHNPADYNGVKVFTEGGRDASAEITDEIEAEVNKISLEDVKEMNFDKAIKEEKVVIYNPFNDYIDTIINLVDLEAIKNKQLRILLDPMYGVSKTSLQTILMTARCEVELIHDRHDTLFGGRLPSPSAETLGRLKNDVVEKGFDLGIGTDGDADRLGIIDETGNFIHPNEIMALLYYYLMKYKGWSGPVVRNLATTHLLDKIAEGFGQECYEVPVGFKHISSKMEETDALIGGESSGGLTIRGHIKGKDGVFAASLLVEMISVTNKHLSKLLEEIHEQFGMFEMAEHGFGFDANEKERLLKILYTDKKIPEFSFEVDRVSYMDGVKVFFKNGGWIIARFSGTEPLLRVFAEMDCIEKAEKVCTEMKDFLNI; this is translated from the coding sequence ATGATTAAATTCGGTACAGGTGGTTGGAGAGCAATTATAGGTGAAGATTTTACTAAGAGTAATTTACAACTTTTGGCACAAGGATTAGCAAACAAAATGATAAAAGAAGATGCTAATGAATTTGTTCTTGGCTATGATAGAAGATTTCTTTCTGAAAAAAGTGCTAAATGGATTGCTGAAGTTATGGCTGGAAATGGAATAAAAGTATATTTTATCAATAGAATTGCGCCTACTCCAATGATTATGTTCAGTGTTAAAGAAATGAACTTACTATATGGAGCTGCTATTACTGCAAGTCATAACCCCGCTGATTACAATGGAGTTAAAGTATTTACTGAAGGTGGACGTGATGCTTCAGCAGAAATTACTGATGAAATTGAAGCAGAAGTCAATAAGATCAGTCTAGAAGATGTAAAAGAAATGAATTTTGATAAAGCAATTAAAGAAGAGAAAGTTGTAATATATAATCCTTTTAATGATTATATAGATACAATTATCAATCTTGTGGATTTGGAGGCTATCAAGAATAAACAACTACGAATATTATTAGATCCTATGTATGGTGTATCCAAGACTTCTCTTCAAACAATTCTAATGACTGCAAGATGTGAAGTGGAATTGATACATGATAGACATGATACTCTATTCGGAGGTAGACTACCATCTCCAAGTGCAGAAACTTTAGGAAGACTTAAAAATGATGTAGTGGAAAAAGGATTTGACCTTGGTATTGGAACAGATGGGGATGCAGACCGTCTAGGGATTATTGATGAAACAGGTAACTTTATTCATCCTAATGAGATCATGGCACTTCTATATTACTATTTAATGAAATATAAAGGTTGGTCAGGTCCAGTCGTGAGAAATCTAGCTACTACGCATTTGCTTGATAAAATAGCAGAAGGATTCGGTCAAGAATGTTATGAAGTTCCAGTAGGATTCAAGCATATTAGTTCTAAGATGGAAGAGACTGATGCATTAATCGGTGGAGAAAGCAGCGGAGGATTAACTATAAGAGGTCATATAAAAGGTAAGGATGGAGTATTTGCTGCATCACTACTAGTAGAGATGATAAGTGTCACTAATAAACATCTCTCCAAATTATTAGAAGAGATTCATGAACAGTTTGGTATGTTTGAAATGGCTGAACATGGTTTCGGTTTTGATGCTAATGAAAAAGAAAGATTATTGAAGATTCTATATACAGATAAGAAAATTCCAGAATTCAGTTTTGAAGTAGATAGAGTAAGTTATATGGATGGTGTAAAAGTATTTTTCAAGAATGGTGGATGGATAATTGCCAGGTTCTCTGGTACAGAGCCTTTACTCCGTGTTTTTGCAGAAATGGATTGTATTGAAAAGGCAGAAAAAGTATGTACTGAGATGAAGGATTTTTTGAATATATAA
- a CDS encoding radical SAM/SPASM domain-containing protein, whose amino-acid sequence MLNNTAKIKVARYSIFSEKNSNYIIIFPDIPFWIATTYQGLDFLKNIDGKKTVEEISRIVFKDFNEQIQNMVQEFMKPLIESQVIYTSKKPRKVTQLPKKPNKITFLQTMNCNLRCKHCSVADYESKDLPSMNIDQAKLALDRVGAIMDKGQKKLSFLGGEPLLGDKFIELIKYANELDFQIGLSTNGLLIDEHFAEISKKYNINVQVSLDGPNKESHEAIRGKNTYDRTINKIKLLKKYDVDTQTNMVYHSGNIHLIEDYINLCRSLGVKKIRMVPLMNLGRAVNNLKAVSVNRYLDEIIKLIYKDPSFMDDLDDTSFMGLVMATKFSHRMIACGAGVITVMISPTGDVYPCLNIFDEEHKICNLFDEDYIEQFEQSRVRDFFLNLRIDQLNEKCMNCDMKYYCGGRCRGETLRTQHDITAPYPECKEWKKAMEKIFWLVTEFPELGEEKYRKVIEKTGTYVDIC is encoded by the coding sequence ATGTTGAATAATACAGCTAAGATTAAGGTAGCAAGGTATAGTATTTTTTCTGAAAAAAACAGTAACTATATCATTATCTTTCCTGATATACCTTTTTGGATTGCAACCACGTATCAAGGATTAGATTTTCTTAAAAATATTGATGGTAAAAAAACAGTTGAAGAAATATCAAGAATAGTATTTAAGGATTTTAATGAACAAATTCAGAATATGGTTCAGGAATTCATGAAACCACTAATCGAAAGTCAAGTTATCTATACTTCTAAGAAACCAAGAAAAGTCACTCAATTACCTAAAAAACCTAATAAAATAACTTTTCTACAGACTATGAATTGTAATTTAAGATGTAAACATTGTTCTGTAGCTGATTATGAGAGTAAAGATTTACCTAGTATGAACATAGATCAAGCTAAATTAGCTCTTGATCGTGTTGGAGCTATAATGGATAAAGGACAGAAAAAATTATCATTCCTAGGCGGAGAGCCTCTTCTAGGAGATAAGTTTATTGAGTTGATAAAATATGCGAATGAATTGGATTTTCAGATAGGGTTATCAACAAATGGTTTGCTAATAGACGAGCATTTCGCAGAGATTTCAAAGAAATATAATATTAATGTTCAAGTTTCTCTTGATGGTCCTAACAAGGAATCCCATGAAGCCATAAGAGGGAAGAATACATATGATAGAACAATCAATAAGATAAAGTTATTAAAAAAATATGATGTGGATACACAGACCAACATGGTTTATCACAGTGGCAATATCCATTTGATTGAAGATTATATTAATCTTTGTAGATCATTAGGAGTCAAAAAAATAAGGATGGTTCCATTGATGAATCTTGGACGAGCAGTAAATAACTTGAAGGCGGTTTCAGTAAATAGGTATTTAGATGAAATCATTAAACTTATATATAAAGATCCTAGTTTTATGGACGATCTTGATGATACTTCATTCATGGGACTTGTGATGGCAACCAAATTCTCACATAGAATGATTGCTTGTGGTGCAGGAGTAATAACAGTGATGATTTCTCCTACAGGAGATGTTTATCCATGTCTAAACATATTTGATGAAGAACATAAGATATGTAATCTATTTGATGAAGATTATATTGAACAATTTGAACAGTCTAGAGTGAGAGACTTCTTCCTTAATCTACGTATTGATCAATTAAATGAAAAATGCATGAATTGTGATATGAAATATTATTGCGGTGGTAGATGCAGAGGAGAAACATTACGGACTCAGCATGATATTACAGCACCTTATCCAGAATGTAAAGAATGGAAGAAAGCTATGGAGAAGATTTTTTGGCTTGTTACTGAGTTCCCTGAATTAGGAGAAGAAAAATATAGAAAAGTCATTGAAAAGACAGGTACATATGTTGATATATGCTAA